From the genome of Chaetodon trifascialis isolate fChaTrf1 chromosome 4, fChaTrf1.hap1, whole genome shotgun sequence:
GATGTTGGGTTTAATTAGGCACACGGCCCAAACCCTCATCTACTCCTGCACAATTTACTCATCAATTAAGACAAACACTGGATTACAAACCTGGCATTGAAAGGGCGTACACGCACAGCAACAGtcactgcactgttttccatctTCAGTGAATCTTGCTGCTTCAGAGCCTCACTGGGTCTGGAGAGCGGCTGGTCGGTaggtgctggagctggagcagggGTGGAGGTCCTGGTCTGGGTCACGTCACCCTTTTGGCTTGAGGTGGAggtctgtctcacctgcagcGCGGCCTGAGCCTTGTGCACACCTGCGGACGCCTTGCTGACCCGAGGAGCCGGGACGGGTTTTGTGTCTTCCCTTTGTTGTGCTCGAAATCTGGGCCTCTCTAGACTTGCGGATTTGGCTGTCACTAGCTTAGGAGCTTCCTTCCCCGCCAGCCTCTCGAACACGTCTCTCTTGGCGGCGATTTTCTCAAACGGGGTCTTCTTGGTAGGGGTTTTAAAGGTTTGGGCCTGGTCCTCAAGCTGCCTACTTGCGGAGTAAGAAGCGCAGGGGGGCGTCGGCCTCCTCTGGGTTTCCACATCAGCGTCTCTTCCATTGCTTTTAGACGCAGTTTCTCTTAAACTCATAGACCTGAATAAAACAGGTGTCCTACCGTTTGCTTCACTGAGGATTTTGGACGTTGGTTGCAGACCAGAGCGGCTGACCTCACGCTGTCCGCACGCGCTTTTATCCATCGAAGGAGTCCTGGTCCTGCGCTGCAGGGTCAGTCTCTTCTCCGGTGCTGGCGTGGTATTCTGGATGCTCTCAACCATCGTCTTCTCCGTTGTTTCACCCCTGGTCTTCCTCCTTGACCTCCTCTGCAGAGTGAGTCGGCCGCGGTAAGGCGTCTGCTGCCCGCTGCCGCTTTTCGACAGCGCAGAGATGACATAAGTCCTGTTCACCTGCCGGCTTTTATCAGATAACCGGCTGTCTTCACACGCAGAGTCTCCCGATGTTATCTCACTTTTACCCAGAGTTGTGTCTGTCGCTTTGAGCTCGGCCAGTCGCTCCCTGCCCGGTGTCCTGGCTGTTGGAATTAGATGGTCATAATACGCTGTGTGCTTCCTCGCTTGTACACTAAATAACGACATGGCAGTCGGCTGCTAAAAGCAAAAAACGTTAAAACGAGTTTACGGGTTAGCTAGCTAACGGAAACTTCACTCCGGTTAATCGTTTACCTACAACAATACACGACATGAAGACATGGGACTCGGTACGTCAGTTAAATCGGAATATTTATCCATTCAAATATAATACGAGTTGTGTTCAGGCGAACAGAGCtacttttgtttgttattgtccCTTCATCGCTTCCGCCATCGCCCGCTTCAATTTCAAACCGAGTACGCAAgtgacagctgattggctgaattCTCGGAAATCGTTACGTCACGTCAGGGAGGAGACATGTTGATACATGGAAACGACGCTAGGTGGCAGCACAATCCAGGGCATCCTACCCCATAGCCATTACTCATATTTTCCCCTCTAAAATTAGCAGTCTACCGTTACAGAACATAACGTACACTCcatgttaaaacaaaaacaaatgttttaaactCCACCAGCTGATGGATGCAATACTGGTTGAAAAAGCtcaagaaaagaacagaagctgGACCTTGGGTGAAAGACTGAATTTTAACATTCACGTATGGTAAAATAATGCCATCACAGACTGGAATTTATGCACTACCCGATCTATTTCTTTAACCTTCAGacattaaatttgtttttcttgaccCCTTAAGATGATCATGTACCCCAACTATCATGGTCAACTAGAGGTTATTCTGAAGTAGGACAGAGTCAGCAGCCTGCTTCAGGGCACTTCCAGATAATCAACAGTAAGCTTGATCTATAACCGACCAGCTGAGGTGTCTTTTGATATCAAGACCTCCTGTCCTAAAACTTCATAAAAGACAATGTAATTTAAAGCAGTAACATTTTTTGGACCTCAGTCTTTAATAAAGACACCACAGTACACCACAGCAGTGATTAAAGAAAAGACTGTCCTTCATCTGGACAGCATGGGTTGAAGACTGTGGACAATTCCTCTATTTAAAGAAACTGTCTTAGATTGACAAGAAATTTATTTAGAATGCATCAAAGCTACATTTATTCaataaacaatgtaaaaattAACAGCATATAAAGCAAACTAGAATTTAGTCGCACCAGCGCAGGCATGTGTTACTTTTTGCGACGGTCGTGTTTCCTTATGATGTCTAATAGATTGTTCTTAGTGACCAGCACGTCATCAGGCCCGTGCTTGGCTTTCTGTCtttgcctcctctgctgctcatgGAGGTGGGGTGAGTTGAGGAGCTGAGGGGGCAGGATGGACCCTGTGGGTTTGACCCTGTTCACCACCTCCAGGAACAGccgcttgttgttgttgttgagaaaAGTGATGGCTGTCCCTCGGTGTCCCAGCCGGCCTGCCCTGCCCACCTGGATGggaagaaatgaaggaaaaaatatAGTCATCTGCCTTcttaaaaaacatacatttgtaTACAATATATTCTGATTCAGCTGTGGTTTCCATTAGAAAATTAGTCAAGTATGGAAAATGGGATTTGATCTTGCTCTTTATTAATATACTAATTAGTAAGAAGCTTCATTAATGGAAAGTGAAAATGAGGTTGAACCTAACCACTTTATCACTCTTCTACTTTGGGTATGACTAACCTGATGGACATACTCATCCATTGTGTTTGGCATGTCAAAGTTAACCACCAGTCTGACGTTGACGAGGTCCAGTCCTCTGCCTAGCACACCTGTACTGATCACAACTTCGAAGTCTCCGTCCAGAAGACCCTGAGGACGCAACAGAGCAAAGGTTACACTGTCAGACATGATTTTGTGGAAAAATGGTGAGGATTTAAGTATTGGGTTTGTTTTTCCCGCAGTAGTTTGATTCTGCAATCAGTATAATGGTGTCTGTGTTCTTCAAGCTACAAGTTATTCAGGAGCAACACTCCTGGACACCACACATGGGAGAGCTATTCATCCACTTGACTGTGCGTGTTCTGGCTGCCACTGGCCTCACCCTGAGGATGCGGTTGCGTTCCCACTGGCTCTTGTCAGAGTGGATTGCCACAGTCTTTAGGCCTGTCACCTTGGCGACCGCCTCGCACAGCAGATCAGCCCCCAGTTTACAGTCTACAAACACCACCACTGGAGGCTGGTACAGCTTACTGTCCTGAAAAGccacacagaaaaaacataGCAGTGAGGTCagatattctttttttttttttttacatttttattaacaGATATTTCAGTAACGCTGCATAGACTGAGCTACCATGAACATTGACAATGAAAGTTTTATTTATGATTATGTTCACAAGCTgcaagtaaaataaaaaaaattcttttGCTTTAAAGTAGGCTGTTTGCATCTGTCCTGTAATCTCAAACTGAAACAGTTATTTTCCACATTGACTAATGAAGGAAAGTAATAAGGATGAGGCTTCTCTCAGCTCTAGGTCTATCGCTCTTGTTCATATTCATACACCATGCACCACATGAAAAGTCTGTTTCAGATGATGCCTGAGTCATGTCCACTACAAAGGTTTGGTTTTCTTAGGGGAGGCCCATCCAAATCCCAGTATAATAGCCCTCCAATTCCACAGGCCTCCTGCTGGAGCCACCACTTTCCCCTGGTCAGAGACAGTAGCCTTATTCTCTGAGCTGCATTAAATAACAGCAGTCATGAATAATGTGGCTTATAAACAATTGTCATCACAATCATCCTCTACACAGAGAAGTAGCTCCTCTTATTCACACACTGGTCTAATGACACTTCTTCACCAGGTTAACTAAAGCAGACCCTTCCCGTCCTGCCCTGTATTAATGGTGTAAGCCATAGCTGGGATTCCTGGAGTGGGGCCATGGCTCAGGGCCCACCCATTTCCTCCAGACAGGGGCCGGGGCTGCAGCAATGGCTATCTAAATATGGTCTAGAGAGAAGACTTGTCTTTGGAGCTTAAAGAACTGCCCAGTTAATAAAATAGCAAGCTGGTACTAGTGCGTATCAACTGTCAAAGATAAATCCACTATGAATTAAAACAGGGTTAATATCCCACTTTCTGGTTCTGCAGAGGAGAATTAGACTTGgtcttagaaaaaaaaaaaaaaaaaaaatgctgaccTCTTAAAGAAAGCCTATGTTGGCAGTGGAAGTGAGCTTAAAGTCATACTCCACCCAAAATATATCTTTCAAGACTTAAAGTGAGCACCAGACTTGCTGAGAAAAAGGAGACTGTGTGCTATTTAAACACACATCTACAAGTCACTGTTAAAAGATCAAAACCTCAGATCTATAACCCACATTGAGAATctcaaacagcttcttcttcttcgagGGTTCCTCTACCCACAGCAGGATCTGCCTCACGTTGGCACAGGGCTGGTTTCTCTCCCCAATAGCGATACGGACAGGGTCACGAACCAGTCGGCCGGCCAGGTCCTCCGTCCCTTTTGGGATGGTGGCTGACGTCAGCAGAGTCTGCCGTTCTTCAGGAACTTGCTCCAAAACCTCCAGCACCTGCTGCTGGAAGCCCATCTTCAACATAGTGTCGACCTACGGGATACATTATGAATACAAGTGGACTTTTCAAAAGTGTTACATTTCTAAACAGCAACACTGAACAGCACAGAACTGCATACTTGATCCCACTTACAGAGGCAAAATTCAAGGATTTTTCACAACTACTATTATGTTGTTTGGTAAAATCCTCAAGTTTACAGCATGTTTTGGGATATGACATAACATAAATCCAAATTAGCTATTAGAAAAGCTTCCTTGTTTGCTCATCATAATGTCAAATTTAAATTATGGTGAAATTATTTCAGAACTTCTGCTGTATCACCATAAATAAAGCTTTTCCAGAGGGTGTTGAAATGCTGCTGTCTTTGGTTGATACATTCTAATTTGCTTACAAAATAAAGCTagttttaatttgactttttttgaaAGGAAGGGAACTGTCTGTCATACCTCATCAACCACCACAACCTTCACTTTGTCCAGCTGCACTGCCTTCTGCTTCAAGATCTCAAGGAGTCGCCCGGGGGTGGCTATGACAATCTTAAAGGGGAttaacagaagaagaacatgaTGACGTGGAAACCTATAGACTCAGAAAGATGTTTTGAttggggggagggaggaggaagtgacTGTAAAAACAGAGAGTGTACTTTGATGCTGCTTTTGAGGCGATGGAGTTGTGGTGGAAGCGGCATGCCGCCCACCAGCAGAGCGGTTCTCATGTTGGGGAGGCCCATCACCAGCTCTTGGGCCTGTCTCTCTATCTGAATGGCCAGCTCCCTGGTGGGGGTCAGGATGAGAGCCAAAGGGCTGCATGCACTGTGTGCTGGTTtctaaagaagaaaacatgcatcTCAAGACATATGCAAGCCAAACAGCCATTATATGAAGCAAGTGAGTCCATGTCCAGAGATGTTTTGTGAACAGTGAAATACTACGTATGTGTTTTAGTGATATGAAGTTGTTTTCCTTGAGAAGAAATTCATTCTTTTGAGTTGCTACAAAAGCAGTCTGAATACAGTCTTTCAGTTTACCTACTTAAAATACAAACTCTCCTGCAGAACAATAATGATGATCATTCTCTAGACTTATAGGTCCCTTTTGACTTTGCCCCCCCCAATTCTGAAATTGTCCTTTCCCAGGACGGATGTTTAAAAAGTAGCTTTCTCTGGGTATGAATAGGCAGTTTCATGGTAtaaatttgaatgaatcaatctGGTGTTTGTTGCATTACTATACCTCCAGTGCCCTCACTACCACTGGCAGCAGGAAGGCGACAGTCTTGCCCGAGCCTGTGTCAGCGCTGGCAATCACATCCCTGCCCGTGAGACCAACAGGCACCATCTGCATCTGGACCGGCGTGGGCGCCTCATAGCCAGCTTTTTTCAGGTTGCCGCTCAGCGTGGCAGGGAAGCCGCAGTGTTCAAACTCAACGATGGGCCTCCTGACGTCGCTCCCCTGGGTTTGAATGCCGAGCTCCTGTTTAATCCGCGTCACCTGCTCATCTGTCAGGCCTGATATGAACCCATCTTCCCTGTAGGAATAGCCTGCCTCATTTTCACACACTCCCCCAGTGTCAACTGCTGGCTGCTGAGTCCTTTCATCTCCATTTTTGTCCTTGCGGTCAAACACATCTGCCCCTGTCCCCATTCCCATCTGGGCCAAATGTTTGGCTTTGCACTCAAGACTGCAAACGTCGTTGTCCGTGCTGTCACAGATGTATTCCCCATAGCGACCACACATGACACAGACAGGTTCTCCTGGCTCCGGCCATCTTTGGTTCTTTTTGAATGATTTGACaggttcctcctcctcctcttcgtcgtcgtcgtcatcatcactTATAGCAGACTTATCTCCATCTTCGCTCACTGACCTCTCTGTGAACCCTGCAGAGTCTGCACCTGCTTGTACTGTCTCATCCTCAGTTCTGGTGTCTTCacctgctctctccttctgaACGGG
Proteins encoded in this window:
- the ddx59 gene encoding probable ATP-dependent RNA helicase DDX59 yields the protein MFMPRALKVKRPVQGSSQVLNKKRKVDEEERKDEGSSATPVQKERAGEDTRTEDETVQAGADSAGFTERSVSEDGDKSAISDDDDDDEEEEEEPVKSFKKNQRWPEPGEPVCVMCGRYGEYICDSTDNDVCSLECKAKHLAQMGMGTGADVFDRKDKNGDERTQQPAVDTGGVCENEAGYSYREDGFISGLTDEQVTRIKQELGIQTQGSDVRRPIVEFEHCGFPATLSGNLKKAGYEAPTPVQMQMVPVGLTGRDVIASADTGSGKTVAFLLPVVVRALEKPAHSACSPLALILTPTRELAIQIERQAQELVMGLPNMRTALLVGGMPLPPQLHRLKSSIKIVIATPGRLLEILKQKAVQLDKVKVVVVDEVDTMLKMGFQQQVLEVLEQVPEERQTLLTSATIPKGTEDLAGRLVRDPVRIAIGERNQPCANVRQILLWVEEPSKKKKLFEILNDSKLYQPPVVVFVDCKLGADLLCEAVAKVTGLKTVAIHSDKSQWERNRILRGLLDGDFEVVISTGVLGRGLDLVNVRLVVNFDMPNTMDEYVHQVGRAGRLGHRGTAITFLNNNNKRLFLEVVNRVKPTGSILPPQLLNSPHLHEQQRRQRQKAKHGPDDVLVTKNNLLDIIRKHDRRKK